The genomic window CTCGTCGTACCTGCCCGACGTCGGGCTGTCGCAGGGCGCCGTGATGAGCGGCGAGACGGACCCGGTGCCCCTCGGCGACGCCGGTGCGGGCCGTCTCGGGCTGGTCGGCGACCTCGACGCCGCGTGGTTCGGCGCCCGTTTCCTGCAGGACGGCACGCCAGAGCATCAGCGCGAGGCCTTCAGCCGGGTCGTGCCGCAGGACGCCGCCTCGTTCACGACGCCCACCACCCGGGCCGGCTGGCAGGGCGTCGACTCGACCTACCTCGTCTGCGCGGACGACCGCAGCACCTCGGTCGGGCTCCAGCGCGAGCACGCCGCCAGGGCGACCCGCTCGGTCGAGCTGCCGACCGGGCACCACCCCTTCGTGACCCGGCCGGACCTCGTCGTCGAGCAGCTGCGGGCCTTCGCCTGAGCGCCGTCACGCGCAGCCCGCCGCTCGGACGACGGGCGATCACGGGGATCGTGGTCGGCACGATCGTCGCGGGCGTGGTCGTGCTGGTGGTGGGGCTCTTCCTCGTCCGGCTGGTGCTGCAGCTCGCCTTCGCCACCGAGGGCGACGTGCCCGACGCCTCCTCGATGGACCTGCCCGCAGGCAGCTCGGTCACGGCGAGCGAGACGAGCTGCGGGTCGGGCGGGTGCTGGACCATGTTCACCGTGCTGCCGCCCGACGGCACGACGCCGGCCGAGCTGGCGCGACAGATCGAGGACGAGCACGGCGACGGCATCCCGGGCGACCTGCTCGACCCCCGGACGATCTTCGTGTCGGCCGAGGCCCGCGCCTCCGACGTGGCGGTGCGCGGCAGCTTCTGGTGAGGGCGTCAGGCGGGGGCGAGCACGGCCGTCAGCGTGACGGCGAGGGCCGCGTGCTGTCGCTCGGCCGGCCAGGCGGCGGGGTCTCCGGCGGTGAGGGTCGCGATGCCCTCGATCGCGGCGACCAGGGCCGACGCCCGTGCGGTCGCGTCCACGGCTCCGTCGGGGTCGCCGGTGCCTGCGTCGCGGTCGACGTCGGTGTCGGCCGGGCCTCGTGTCGCCTCGAGGAGGCGCGAGAGACGGGCGACGAACGACCGGTTGGCCGCGGAGTGGCGTCCCGCGAGCACGGGGTCGCTCAGGGCCGCGGCGACGAAGCCCACCCAGACACGGGCCTCGGCGAGGCCGTCGGGGTCGGTCGGCAGGGAGGCGCTCGCCACGGCACGCACAGCACGCACGGCCGCCGCGCGGTCGAACTCGGCGTCGGTCGCTGCCTCGGCCTCCGCCTCGGCCTCGAGTCGCTCGGCACGGAGCCTCGACCGCTCGTGCAGCACGTCGCGCGCGTGCAGCAGCAGCGCCTGCTTGTCACGGAACGTGTGCAGCACGAGACCCGTCGTGCAGCCCGCCCGCTCGGCGACGGCGCGCAGCGTGAGGCCGCTCGGCCCGAGCTCGGCCAGGGTCGTGAAGACGGCCTCCGAGAGCTGGAGGCGTCGGGCGTCGTCGTCGCGGGGGCGGGGCACCCCAGGACCGTAGCATCTGTTACCGTAACGATTGCTACGGATACTCGGACGAGAGGGCATCCCGAGAGGAGCCGCACATGACCTGGCAGATCGAGGTCGTCCCCTACGACCACCCCGAGGCCGACGTGCTGCGCAAGGCCCAGCGCCGCGAGCTCGACGAGCGCTACGGCAGCGACGACCACGAACCGGGGACGCCGCCCAGCAGCGCGGACGTGCCCGTCTTCGTCCTCGCGCGCACCGCCTCCGGGGAAGCAGTCGCGTGCGGAGGGCTGCGACCGCTGCCCGACGACGTCGCCGGGCCGGGGTCGGTCGAGATCAAGCGCATGTTCGTCGATCCCTCGGCCCGCGGCTCGGGAGTGGCCGTCTCGGTGCTCCGGGCCCTCGAGGAGGAGGCGCGCGGCCTGGGCGCGCTGCGCATCGTCCTCGAGACGGGCACGATGCAGCCCGACGCGATCCGCTTCTACGCCCGCGAGGGGTACGGCGAGGTGCCGCTGTTCGGGGCGTACGTCGGCAGCGCCGAGTCGGTCTGCTTCGCCCGCGAGCTGTAGGAGGCGCGGCGCGCGTCGCCGAGGCCGGCCGCCTGCTCGTCCGGCTCGGCTCTCCTCTGCTCGGCCTCCTGCGGCCTGCTGCGGCCTGGCCTGATGCGGCTCGATCTGCGCCGAGGGCGGGTCTTCTGGCTCGAGGGCGGGTCGCGGACGACCCGCCCTCGGCCCGGGCGACCCGCCCTCGGCGAGGGGCGCGCGGCTCGCGTGCCCGTCGGCTGGGCTCGGCCGGAACCCGGGCGGCGCGCGCTCCGACCCCCCTCCGGCCTGGGTCTCGGCGGCTAGGCGACGCGGGAGCGACAAGACGACGTGGTGTTCCGCGTCGTCTTGTCGCTGTTGCGTCGCCTAGCGGCGAGCCGCGGCGCGGCGTGGCGCGACGTCAGCGGGGGAGCGTCAGCCTGAAGACCGCGCCCGCAGCGCCGACGCCGCCGGCGCCGACGGGCAGCGCCTCGCAGACCAGGTCGCCGCCGTGCGCCTGCGCGATGCCGCGGGCGATGGGCAGGCCGAGGCCGGCGCCTCCGTCGCCCGTCTGCCGGGCCTCGTCGAGCCGGACCAGTCGGTCGAAGACGCGCTCGCGGTCGGCCTCCGGCACCCCGGGGCCGTCGTCCGCCACGAGCACTGCGACCCCCTCCGGCGCGGAGCCGTCGACCGTCAGCACGACCGTGCCCGTCCCGTGCGTCGCCCTGGCCGCGTTGTCGACGAGGTTGCCGAGCACCTGCGCCAGCCGACCGGCGTCGCCGGGCACGACGAGCGGGCCCTCGCCCGAACCTGCGCCAGCACGAGCACCACCACCACCGGCACCAGCACCCGCACCAGCACCCGCACCGCGCACCTCGACCCGCAGCTCCAGCCCCGGCCGCCGTAGTCGCTGGCCCTCCACGACGGAGGCGACCAGCGCCTCCACGTCGACGGGCGCGACGTCGAGCTCGAGCCCGCGGTCGACCCGCGCCATCAGCAGCATGTCGTCGATCAGCCGTGACGCCCTGGCAGCCTCCCGGACGACGTGCACGGCCAGCCGCTCGCGCTCGTCGGGCCCGACGTCGGCCGACGAGCGGACGAGCGTGTCGGCGGCGGCGCGCATCCCGGCGACGGGCGTGCGCAGCTCGTGCGCCGCGTCGGACACGAACGCCCGCACCCGCTGCTCCGCCTCGAGGGCCGTGCGCTCCGCCTGCAACGCCGTCCGTTCCGCCTCGAGCGCGGCCCGCTCGGCGCCCTCGACCCCGTCGAGCATCTCGTCGAACGCGCCGGCGACGCGGCCGATCTCGGTCGACCCGTTCGCCGGGCGGAGTCGCCGGCCCCGGTCGCCGTGGGCGATCGAGCGTGCGACGGCGGTCATCCGGTCGAGCGGCCGCAGGGTCGCCCGCACCACGAGCACGAGCCCCGCGGCGGCCACGACCAGGAACACTCCCGACGCCCCGAGCATCACCCAGCGGAGCTGCGTCAGCGTCTGCCCGACCGAGCTCGAGTCGGCCGTCAGCGTGATCGTCGACCCGTCGCTCAGCTCGCTGACCAGCGTCGTCACCTCGTCGTCGGCCGTGACGGTCGACGCGGTGACGGTGACGGTCTCCGCGGCGGCGGCCGGATCCGAGGAGGTGCCCGTCGGCTCCTGCCCCGGGGCCGCGGGACCTGCGGTCGCGTCGCCGGCCGGCGTGTCCGAGCCCGCGCCTCCTGCTCCCCTGCCCGGTCCCGCCGGCAGGCCGTCCCCGAGTGCGGGCGGGCCCTCGCGCAGCTCGTCGGGGGAGGGACCGGCGACGATGGCGCCGCCGTCGGCGTCGCGGATCACGACCGAGAGGCCCTGCGCCGAGAGGCGGTCGGCGAGGTCGTCGCCGTCGACGGTGCCGACGAGCGCGGCGGCGGCGGAGGCGCGGTCGCGGAGGCGGTCCTCGACCTGGGCACGGAGCCGCTGGCCCAGCGTCGCCTCGACCGCGACGGCCAGCCCCGCGAGCAGCAGGGCGAGCAGCACGAGCACGGCGACGACGGTGCGCGCGCGGAGCGACCCGGTGCGGAGGCGAGGCCCGTCCTGTCGCGCTGGGTCGTGTCGCATCGTGTTCCGAGCGTCGCGTCCTGTCACGGCGCGACGCGATGCTCGGAACACGATGCAGCAGCAGCGGCGTTCACGCGCTCATCCGGTAGCCGAGGCCGCGCACGGTGTGGATGAGCCTCGGCCCCTCCCGTTCCATCTTCTTGCGGAGCGAGCTGAGGTGCACCTCCACCAGGTTCGGGTCGTAGTCGTCGTAGCCCCACACCTGCGTCAGGATCTGCGTCTTCGACACGGTGCGGCCCCTGCTCTCGGCGAGGAACGTCAGCAGGCGCTGCTCGGTCGCGGTGAGGTCGAGCGCGACCCCGGAGCGGGTCGTGACCGCCGCCTCCGGGTCGACGACCAGGTCGGCCACCTCGATCACCGCGGGGATCCGCCCGCGCCGACGCAGCACGGCGCTGATCCTGGCGAGCAGCTCGGCCACCGAGAACGGCTTGACCACGTAGTCGTCGACGCCCTCGGCGAAGCCACGGAGGCGGTCGTCCAGCTCGTCGCGCGCGGTCAGCATGACCACGGCCGCGTCGCTGCTCGTGCGGACGGTCGCCGCCAGGCGGATGCCGCTCGCCCCCGGCAGCATCCAGTCGAGGACGACGAGGTCGGGGACGAACGCACGCAGCGCGTCGGGCAGCTCGGAGCCGTCGGGCAGGCCCTTCACGGCGAAGCCCTCGGCGCCGAGGGCGGCGACGACGGACGAGAGCAGGGCAGGGTCGTCGTCGATCACGAGGACGCGGGCGGGGGAGATCACCGGCTGGACGGTACGGGGCCGAGATGCGCCGCCGCCGCCGGTCGCCTATGGAACCGCTGGACGCGTCGGCGACTTAAGCGCGGCTTCAGGTCTGCTCCCGAGGTTGGTCACAGCGGCGGACGACCGGTCCGCGACACCACCACCCACTCGTCAGGAGACGACATGAACGACCAGCAGAACCCCTTCGACCGCGACGGCGACCTGGGCCGCGACGGCAGCGGCGCCGGTGACGGCGACCGTCACCGCGACCAGCGGGACGCGTTCGGCGCACCCCGCCAGGACTCGACGGCGCAGGACTCGACCGCGCACGACTCGACGGCCGACGACGCCACCCGGGAGCTGCCCGTCTCGCCGCGCGTCGCGTCGGAACAGGGCGTACCCGCCGCCCCGCGCCGCCGGGTGACCAAGCGCCTCGGGATCGGACTCGGCGTCGCCGCGGTCGGCCTCGCCCTCGTCGGAGGCACGGCTGCCGTGGCGTCGTCGGGCGGCGGCGCGAGCACGCTGACGGCCGCGACGTCGAGCGCGTCGCCCAGCCCCAGCGCGAGCTCGGACGCAGGAGGCGGCACGGACTCAGGCGACGGGTCCGGCCCCGCAGCCCCCGGCTCGGACGCCACGGGGTCGCCGACGCCCGCCGCACCGGGGGCCGGCGGCGACGAGGCCGACGGCGACGCGCCGGCCGGCCTGCTCGCGGGCGGGCCCGGCTGCGCGCCGGGCGCCGCGCCCGCGCCCGGGGACGCCCCCGACCCCGAGGCCGACGGCGCTGAGCGCCCGACGCCGCCCGCGCCTCCGGCCGGTGCGCCGACCCCGCCGACCCCGCCGACCGACGCGCCGGCCCCCGGCGACGAGGGCTCCGGCGACGCCGAGCGCCCGACGCCCCCGACCGACGCCCCCACCCCGCCCACGGACGCCCCGTCGGCTCCCGCCGACGAGTCCGCCACCGGCAGCTGACCTGCTCGACGCCCCCGGCAGCCTGCGGCGGGCCCGCCTGCTCGGCCCGCGCCTCCTCGTGCACCTCGAAGTGGACGAAGCACCCCGTCGTTGCGGGGTGTCTCGTCCACTCCGGGGTGTCGGGCCCGGGCCGAGCCGCCGGGCCGAGCCGCGGCGCCGGGCCGGGGCGCGGGCCGCACCGCACCGCACCGCGAGACGTGCCCCGACAGGGCGTCCCTCGCCGCGCCTCCTGCGTCGTAGCCTCGTCGTCATGAGCGAGCGCATCGACAACCGGGACGACGTCCGCGAGTTCCTCATGTCGCGGCGGGCGCGGGTGACGCCCGAGCAGGTGGGGCTCCCGGCAGGAGGCGGTCGTCGCGTCGCCGGGCTCCGTCGCAGCGAGGTCGCGATGATCGCCGGCGTCAGCGTCGAGTACTACGCGCGTCTC from Frigoribacterium sp. PvP032 includes these protein-coding regions:
- a CDS encoding TetR/AcrR family transcriptional regulator codes for the protein MPRPRDDDARRLQLSEAVFTTLAELGPSGLTLRAVAERAGCTTGLVLHTFRDKQALLLHARDVLHERSRLRAERLEAEAEAEAATDAEFDRAAAVRAVRAVASASLPTDPDGLAEARVWVGFVAAALSDPVLAGRHSAANRSFVARLSRLLEATRGPADTDVDRDAGTGDPDGAVDATARASALVAAIEGIATLTAGDPAAWPAERQHAALAVTLTAVLAPA
- a CDS encoding GNAT family N-acetyltransferase translates to MTWQIEVVPYDHPEADVLRKAQRRELDERYGSDDHEPGTPPSSADVPVFVLARTASGEAVACGGLRPLPDDVAGPGSVEIKRMFVDPSARGSGVAVSVLRALEEEARGLGALRIVLETGTMQPDAIRFYAREGYGEVPLFGAYVGSAESVCFAREL
- a CDS encoding alpha/beta hydrolase; the protein is MDILFVHGALVRDGQWWWRPTADLMEAETGVRSRSLALPSCGERPADGRDDVRVGLDAVDGLDGTDGADVPATGLVADAAALRRALDDASGPGEVIVVAHSYGGTVVAEAGAHPAVAHLLLVSSYLPDVGLSQGAVMSGETDPVPLGDAGAGRLGLVGDLDAAWFGARFLQDGTPEHQREAFSRVVPQDAASFTTPTTRAGWQGVDSTYLVCADDRSTSVGLQREHAARATRSVELPTGHHPFVTRPDLVVEQLRAFA
- a CDS encoding response regulator transcription factor gives rise to the protein MISPARVLVIDDDPALLSSVVAALGAEGFAVKGLPDGSELPDALRAFVPDLVVLDWMLPGASGIRLAATVRTSSDAAVVMLTARDELDDRLRGFAEGVDDYVVKPFSVAELLARISAVLRRRGRIPAVIEVADLVVDPEAAVTTRSGVALDLTATEQRLLTFLAESRGRTVSKTQILTQVWGYDDYDPNLVEVHLSSLRKKMEREGPRLIHTVRGLGYRMSA
- a CDS encoding HAMP domain-containing sensor histidine kinase, producing MRHDPARQDGPRLRTGSLRARTVVAVLVLLALLLAGLAVAVEATLGQRLRAQVEDRLRDRASAAAALVGTVDGDDLADRLSAQGLSVVIRDADGGAIVAGPSPDELREGPPALGDGLPAGPGRGAGGAGSDTPAGDATAGPAAPGQEPTGTSSDPAAAAETVTVTASTVTADDEVTTLVSELSDGSTITLTADSSSVGQTLTQLRWVMLGASGVFLVVAAAGLVLVVRATLRPLDRMTAVARSIAHGDRGRRLRPANGSTEIGRVAGAFDEMLDGVEGAERAALEAERTALQAERTALEAEQRVRAFVSDAAHELRTPVAGMRAAADTLVRSSADVGPDERERLAVHVVREAARASRLIDDMLLMARVDRGLELDVAPVDVEALVASVVEGQRLRRPGLELRVEVRGAGAGAGAGAGGGGARAGAGSGEGPLVVPGDAGRLAQVLGNLVDNAARATHGTGTVVLTVDGSAPEGVAVLVADDGPGVPEADRERVFDRLVRLDEARQTGDGGAGLGLPIARGIAQAHGGDLVCEALPVGAGGVGAAGAVFRLTLPR